From a single Drosophila sulfurigaster albostrigata strain 15112-1811.04 chromosome 3, ASM2355843v2, whole genome shotgun sequence genomic region:
- the LOC133841531 gene encoding UDP-glycosyltransferase UGT5, translating to MQLKSAWKVLLLGLVALQHLELAAGSRILAAFFFPGKSHFMMTNAMVRELVKRGHEVTFLTPFSLAKENLGDNYKEILIPQYDFWPTLLKMTQAKSVLAMTNVSTLTFIRMCYVMGLESTEFAFEQPEVLNLIDAKDKVGKYDLLLAEQFFNEGALFLGHLYQIPIVTIATFGFANYLSPLVGVMTPWSHVPHGWKPYTPHMTLLERIDSVYTCALEDIVRTIWHYPQQDALLQKHFAHKFDSVPSIKQLERNISAFLLNTYMPLEAPRPVSFNMIQVGGLHIQKPKALPTDMQKFLDESKHGVIYFSLGSQVRSADLPPEKLKIFLDVFGSLKQRILWKFEDEKLPNLPANVMVKSWMPQNDILAHPNVKVFIAHGGLFGTQEAVYHGVPVLGMPVYADQYLNIKKGQAAGFALGVDYRTVTEQELRHSLTELLENPKYMDNMKRASKIFRNRPLDAMDEAMFWIDYVIEHRGAPHLVSPGLDLPWYQFYLLDIIGLALAPILLPILGLRLLCRKRKSSAVKSAKTKVKRN from the exons ATG CAACTGAAAAGCGCGTGGAAAGTGTTGCTGCTCGGCCTTGTGGCCCTGCAGCACTTGGAGTTGGCAGCGGGCTCAAGGATCTTGGCCGCCTTCTTCTTTCCGGGCAAGAGTCACTTCATGATGACCAATGCCATGGTGCGGGAGCTGGTGAAGCGGGGACACGAGGTGACATTCTTGACGCCCTTCTCGCTGGCCAAGGAGAACTTAGGCGATAACTACAAGGAGATACTGATACCGCAGTACGACTTTTGGCCCACAC TGCTAAAGATGACCCAGGCGAAGAGTGTGCTGGCGATGACAAATGTCTCCACGCTCACCTTCATACGCATGTGCTACGTCATGGGCCTGGAGAGCACCGAGTTTGCCTTCGAGCAGCCCGAGGTGCTGAATCTGATTGATGCCAAGGACAAAGTGGGCAAATACGATCTGCTGCTGGCCGAGCAGTTCTTCAACGAGGGAGCGTTGTTCTTGGGACATCTGTATCAGATTCCCATCGTCACCATCGCGACCTTTGGCTTTGCCAACTACCTGAGCCCATTGGTGGGCGTTATGACACCCTGGTCGCATGTGCCACATGGATGGAAACCGTACACGCCTCACATGACACTGCTGGAGCGCATTGACAGCGTTTATACTTGTGCCTTGGAGGATATCGTTCGGACTATCTGGCACTATCCGCAACAGGATGCGTTGCTGCAAAAGCATTTTGCTCACAAGTTCGATTCGGTGCCCAGCATCAAACAACTGGAACGCAACATCTCTGCCTTCCTACTGAATACCTACATGCCGCTGGAGGCGCCTCGGCCCGTCTCCTTCAACATGATCCAGGTGGGTGGACTGCACATCCAGAAGCCCAAGGCTTTGCCTACCGATATGCAAAAGTTCCTAGACGAGTCCAAGCACGGCGTCATCTACTTCAGTCTGG GTTCTCAGGTCCGCAGCGCAGACTTGCCACCCGAGAAGCTCAAGATCTTCCTCGATGTGTTCGGCAGCCTCAAGCAGCGCATTCTCTGGAAGTTCGAGGATGAGAAGCTGCCCAATCTGCCTGCGAATGTGATGGTTAAAAGCTGGATGCCACAGAATGATATTCTCGCCCATCCAAACGTCAAGGTCTTCATCGCCCATGGCGGTCTCTTTGGAACCCAGGAGGCGGTGTATCACGGCGTGCCTGTGCTCGGGATGCCCGTCTATGCCGATCAGTATCTGAACATCAAGAAGGGCCAAGCAGCTGGCTTTGCGCTGGGTGTGGACTATCGCACCGTGACGGAGCAGGAGCTGCGTCATTCGCTCACCGAGCTGCTCGAGAATCCCAAGTACATGGATAACATGAAGCGCGCCTCAAAGATCTTCCGCAATCGCCCGCTGGATGCCATGGATGAGGCCATGTTCTGGATCGATTATGTGATCGAACATCGCGGTGCACCGCACTTGGTCTCACCTGGACTGGACTTGCCCTGGTATCAGTTCTATCTTCTCGATATTATTGGCCTTGCTTTGGCTCCAATTCTGTTGCCAATTCTTGGACTCCGCCTCTTGTGTCGCAAGAGAAAATCATCGGCTGTGAAAAGTGCCAAGACAAAGGTGAAACGCAACTAA
- the LOC133843420 gene encoding UDP-glycosyltransferase UGT5 translates to MKFRLSLTFVCCLLSALSEIKLVSSAKILAVYAFPGKSHYMMHTALIRELIENGHQVTMIAAFSLESQRLGSNYTELLIEPVYDFWHDVKLNFGVEHLFDLTQMTNYDFLKMLEIIGLKTTEHALKQPKVQQLIHAKETEGVFDLLLAEQFYQEAFLALSYKYNIPIVTTSTLGYENHMSQMMGLISPWSFVPHGFMPFTDRMSFMERLRNTYVSLYEDFDRLLNYFPKMDAIATKYFNTVLAEVPKVRHMETQISVMLLNSHAPLTTSRPTVDSMVPVGGMHIYPPKQLPRDMQSFLDGATDGAIFFSLGNNVQSKEMPPEMLRLFLKVFGSLKQRVLWKFEDESIGQLPANIMIRKWLPQADILAHPNVKVFITHGGLFGTQEGVHYAVPMLGIPFYCDQHLNMNKAVLGGYAISLHFQSITEQLLTHSLLQLIHNVTYKENIQRVSRIFRDRPLEPRKNAVYWIEYVIRHKGAPHMRSAGLDLTWYQFYLLDVIAFVAATIVGVFLLISFALRLLRSHKQNQQKEKAN, encoded by the exons ATGAAATTTAGATTGAGTCTAACTTTTGTGTGCTGCCTGCTGTCAGCACTGAGCGAAATCAAACTTGTGAGCAGCGCCAAAATACTTGCTGTCTATGCATTTCCAG GCAAGAGTCACTACATGATGCACACGGCGCTGATAAGAGAACTCATCGAGAATGGCCATCAAGTGACAATGATTGCAGCATTTTCCCTTGAGTCACAACGCCTCGGCAGCAACTACACGGAATTGCTCATAGAACCAGTCTACGATTTCTGGCATGACG TGAAGCTCAACTTTGGCGTCGAGCATTTATTTGATCTCACACAAATGACCAACTACGATTTTCTCAAAATGCTGGAGATTATTGGACTCAAGACCACGGAGCATGCACTGAAGCAGCCCAAGGTGCAGCAGCTCATCCACGCCAAGGAGACGGAAGGAGTCTTCGATCTGCTGCTGGCCGAGCAGTTCTATCAGGAGGCTTTTCTCGCTTTATCATACAAGTACAACATACCCATAGTGACAACCAGTACGCTGGGCTACGAGAATCACATGAGTCAGATGATGGGACTGATCTCGCCGTGGTCCTTTGTGCCTCATGGTTTTATGCCCTTCACCGATCGCATGTCTTTTATGGAGCGACTGCGGAATACTTACGTATCGCTGTACGAGGACTTTGATCGCCTGCTTAACTATTTCCCCAAAATGGatgcaatagcaacaaagtATTTCAACACAGTACTGG CTGAGGTGCCAAAGGTCAGGCACATGGAGACGCAAATCTCGGTGATGCTGTTGAACAGTCACGCACCGCTGACAACGTCACGTCCCACCGTCGATTCGATGGTGCCAGTGGGCGGCATGCATATCTATCCCCCCAAGCAGTTGCCCAGGGATATGCAAAGCTTCCTCGACGGGGCCACAGATGGCGCCATCTTCTTCAGTCTCGGCAA CAATGTGCAGAGCAAAGAAATGCCACCCGAGATGCTGCGGCTATTCCTCAAGGTCTTTGGCTCCCTGAAGCAGCGTGTTCTATGGAAATTCGAGGACGAATCAATTGGTCAGCTGCCGGCGAACATCATGATCCGCAAGTGGCTGCCACAGGCGGATATTCTGGCGCATCCCAATGTCAAAGTATTCATCACACACGGCGGTCTCTTTGGCACCCAAGAGGGTGTGCACTATGCGGTGCCCATGCTGGGCATACCCTTCTACTGCGATCAG catCTCAACATGAACAAGGCTGTGCTGGGTGGCTACGCTATTAGTCTGCACTTTCAGTCCATCACTGAGCAACTGCTCACTCACTCGCTGCTTCAGCTCATCCACAACGTCACCTACAAGGAGAATATTCAGCGGGTTTCGCGCATCTTTCGCGATCGTCCGCTGGAGCCGCGTAAAAATGCGGTTTATTGGATCGAATATGTCATTCGCCATAAGGGTGCTCCACATATGCGTTCAGCTGGACTGGATCTCACTTGGTATCAATTCTATTTGCTGGATGTGATTGCCTTTGTAGCAGCCACGATCGTTGGAGTTTTCCTGCTGATCAGCTTTGCACTACGTTTGCTTAGAAGtcacaaacaaaaccaacaaaaggaaaaagcaaattaa